A region of the Cannabis sativa cultivar Pink pepper isolate KNU-18-1 chromosome 3, ASM2916894v1, whole genome shotgun sequence genome:
AGGCCGGCGGGGTTATTACAACCTTTAGCCCTTCCtaagtggaagtgggaggacattgcgaTGGATTTTGTAACCGGGTTGCCTAGAAATACAGAATTGTATGATTCggtatgggtcatagtggacagatttataaaatcagctcactttctgccagtgaaagttacatatgcagtggatcagtatgctgaactgtatgtaaaggagatagttcgtctccatggagctttTAAATCCATTGTTTCAAACAAGGATCCTAAGTTtacatcaaagttttgggtgagtcttcagaaagctatgggtacaaagctgaagttTAGCACAACTTTCCACCCTCAGATAGATGGGCAATCAGAaagaacaattcagatattaGAAGATTTACTGCAAGCCTGTGTCATGGAgtttgtgttggaaattattttaccaggatcttagatctactcacaagtatgttgattaacaccctaaatatgaactttctaaaacgatgaaataaacacatataaagtttaggaaaccttacattgggtgcagtgaaatataatgactccttccgttcagatatctagcccttgattcctttctgtagcagagcattatcaatatctgaacctggatctctttctatgattctttagtgctgaaactccttcttactgaaagtctttcttcacgatgttcctcactatgattgaggtatcacttgctgtgtgtgggcactattctcacactaagaatttcgaaatattgaagaagaaaagaagagggaactggcggctaaagatagggagagagagaggctcagttttttctgaatcagaagtgtgaaattttagtgtaaatttcctgaagccttcactatctatttatagcattccactagggttaggtttgaattatttggcattaaaataatgaaaatatcagtttaaattccctacaaaagtggcgggccctatacaagtggatttgggccttacttcttgcaattttgcagttttatcttttatgcatctaattttctcaaaaacgccaattttcaaattcaaccatttaaatgtcaattctaactatttgataactataaataattattaaataatattgtcatttatcatctttattaattgaaccatacaaagtatcataattaacaaatatgcccctaaaactctttctttacaatttcgcccttacttagtgaaaaattcacaaatagacatactctaatttgagaattataattgattaatcaaaaccaattatatgagtcttacaagcaatattatctcaactagtgcggggaccatgggtctatataaccgagcttccaataagcagatcaaaaatttattactaaaattcactaacttattaattcttcgttgaatccatgcgtagaacttagaattgcactcttagtatatagaatgctctatatgttccaccatatagacacatcattacttatccattgttataatcctaattttatcaatgatcctctatatgaatgatctacactgtaaagggattagattaccgttacaccgtacaatgtatttaatccttaaaatacttaatcccgtataaatgatatttcagcttatgtgaaatgagatctccaccatttattttcgtttggtcaaggaGTCAAGGAGTGGTTGGAATATGTAGATGGTGAGGGAGTTGTTTAATGTGGCTGATCAACAGAGTATTTGTTCTTTACCAATTAGTAAATTTCCGAAAGCGGATTCTTGGATGTGGCACTATACAGCTGACGGGACTTATTCATTGAAAAGTGGATACTTTGTGGCGTCGCAGTTGGATCAATTTGATCCTTCCCCTTCTAAGAGTTGGTTCGCAGTATGGTGGAAAGGGTTTTGGAAAACTTCTTTGCCTAAGAAAGTTTTAATATTTGCTTGGCGTGGGTTTCATGATGCTTCCTACATATGTGGGGCTTCAGAAAAGGAAAGTGGTTGATCATACTAATTGTCCTATATGTGGTTTCAGTGTGGATTCGAACAGTCATGCTGTGTTCCTATGTCGTGGTTTTAAGAAAATTTGGAAGGAATTGCGTGTTACTATGTTGAATAATCTCTCTATGGATATATCATTCAAACAAATAGTTCTGAAGGCTTCGGAGATACTATCTAGATCTGAGTACGAATTGTTCCTAGTTGCGGCTTGGTATATTTGGAGTGAAAGGAACCAAATTGTCCATGGTCGCAAAGCCAACCCTTCTGATGTTGTGGTCTCACAAATGTTTAAGTTATTTAATGAGTACAGTCAATGTTCGAGGCATAATGTTATGGCAAAGGGATCGACATGCTTATCTCCAGAACGATGGGTTAAGCCGCCTTTGGGAGCGTATAAACTAAATGTTGATGCGTCCTTGgatgttaattctaatactatAGGCATTGGGGCAAGAGTTCGAGATACTACTGGGAATGTGCTGGGATGTCTATGTAGATCCTTATTTGGTATACTTTAtgactttaaaatattatgatattccTAAGATAGGAGGGTGTGGAGTAGTTTTGTTGGGGTTATGGTTGGACCGGAGTGAGACTTTTCCCTCCGGTGTATGGTTTTTATTTACCGAATTTGTAATTGTGcttcttttgttgttgttttcattTATTAGGATTGACCATTTATTTTCTctccttgtattttttttttcacttattctctgtttgttaatttttgtaGGGAATTTTACAGTCATATTAGCAGAAGCTGTTGCATTAATGGTTGTGTTGGATTGGTCTCTCACTCTTGGTGTTCCTCTTCATGTGGTGGAGTCAGATTGCTTAGCCTTGGTTTCGGCTCTCCCAAAGCGTTTTTCCCTTTGTAATGAACTTGGTTCTTTATTGGATGATATTGCTAGTTTGCTTTCCAGTTTTCCTGAGGCATCCGTAATTCATGTTCGTCGTACAGCCAACAAGGCTACTCGTGAATTAGCTGTGCATGCACTTAGGGTGGATGGTGAATTGGCTTGGATTGAggattttctctcttttcttattGATGTATTAAGCTCTGATTGTTGTTAATAAGAGCttaatttcaatatatatatatatataattttgtaataCCAAAAAGCTCAAAGCAATTACACTTTAACTACacttaaatttgattaattaataataaaaataaaaataatgtaaGTTATAAAAGTGAGAAGAcatatttatcatttaataaatccAATAtctattaaaattctttttttttattaattagttgttGTTATTGATAaatgttaaataaaaaaataaataaaacaagaaattagaaattagaaaaaaaaaaaatagaacattAAAAGAAGAGAATACCACATCATCTCTTCAAAACCCTccttcatataaatatatatagatattgatattga
Encoded here:
- the LOC133036216 gene encoding uncharacterized protein LOC133036216, translated to MVRELFNVADQQSICSLPISKFPKADSWMWHYTADGTYSLKSGYFVASQLDQFDPSPSKSCVDSNSHAVFLCRGFKKIWKELRVTMLNNLSMDISFKQIVLKASEILSRSEYELFLVAAWYIWSERNQIVHGRKANPSDVVVSQMFKLFNEYSQCSRHNVMAKGSTCLSPERWVKPPLGAYKLNVDASLDVNSNTIGIGARVRDTTGNVLGCLCRSLFGNFTVILAEAVALMVVLDWSLTLGVPLHVVESDCLALVSALPKRFSLCNELGSLLDDIASLLSSFPEASVIHVRRTANKATRELAVHALRVDGELAWIEDFLSFLIDVLSSDCC